The following coding sequences lie in one Mesorhizobium shangrilense genomic window:
- a CDS encoding amino acid ABC transporter permease: protein MAISTSAPIQSDDTLRDVKRAHVPFPIARLALWAFTLAVALGFAYIVAVNPNFGWPVVAEYLFDPTVIQGLSVTLGLTVVAMIIGVALGLVLAIARMSKDRLASSLASLFIWFFRGTPLLVQLIFWYNMSTLFPRISIGIASWDTNDLITPLTAAIVGLALNEAAYMAEIIRGGLLSVEKGQAETAEAFGMTKMRALWRIIIPQAMKSIVPPTGNQLISMIKATSLVSVIAMADLLYSVQSIYNRTFEIIPMLLVAVLWYLFITSILNVAQGAIERYYNRGDRGAAVVDRPKEKFAPAAGAADERV from the coding sequence ATGGCGATATCCACTTCCGCACCGATCCAGTCGGACGATACGCTGCGCGACGTCAAACGCGCGCACGTACCCTTCCCCATCGCGCGCCTGGCCCTGTGGGCCTTCACCTTGGCCGTTGCCCTCGGATTCGCCTATATCGTGGCGGTCAATCCGAACTTCGGCTGGCCTGTCGTCGCTGAGTATCTCTTCGACCCGACGGTCATCCAGGGCCTGTCGGTAACGCTGGGGCTCACCGTCGTGGCGATGATCATCGGCGTCGCGCTCGGCCTGGTCCTCGCCATTGCGCGCATGTCGAAGGACAGGCTGGCGTCTTCGCTGGCCAGTCTGTTCATCTGGTTCTTCCGCGGGACGCCGCTGCTTGTGCAGCTTATTTTCTGGTACAACATGTCGACGCTGTTCCCGCGCATTTCCATCGGCATTGCGAGCTGGGACACGAACGACCTCATCACACCCCTGACGGCCGCCATTGTCGGTCTCGCGCTCAACGAAGCGGCCTATATGGCGGAGATTATCCGAGGCGGCCTGCTGTCGGTGGAGAAGGGGCAGGCCGAGACGGCGGAAGCCTTCGGCATGACGAAAATGCGCGCCTTGTGGCGCATCATCATCCCGCAGGCGATGAAGTCTATCGTGCCGCCGACCGGCAACCAGCTGATCAGCATGATCAAGGCGACCTCGCTGGTCAGCGTCATCGCCATGGCGGATCTGCTCTATTCCGTCCAGTCGATCTACAACCGGACGTTCGAGATCATCCCGATGCTGCTGGTCGCCGTGCTTTGGTACCTGTTCATCACTTCGATCCTGAACGTCGCGCAGGGCGCCATCGAGCGCTACTACAATCGCGGTGATCGCGGTGCGGCGGTCGTGGACCGGCCAAAGGAAAAATTTGCACCTGCAGCAGGAGCCGCCGATGAGCGCGTCTGA
- a CDS encoding glycosyl transferase family protein, whose protein sequence is MSRLRLLVALDALLVEQSVGRAAERMGLTAPAMSRLLKQIREIYGDPILRKTGRGMASTPFAERLRLRLRALAEEASDLLQPQELAEPSAGQASASNRLPLSSAPALSLAPVIDIGGPTSKEFAAKLAAIGPRALPQQRLARAIATMGAGAGRSRPLTMHEAREAFAHILAGRADPIQVGAFLSIMQFRHATAPELAGMATALREHIAAGPPPSGDVLLDWPAYLSPKAPLQPWFLMAVKLVNAAGTRVLVHGGRGLLNEGERLKTAAEFLGIPVAADVEDARSLVNRTGLAFLPVLRLSDQLTALMALYPLFEMRSPINQLVHLINPLNASGLMVGAVQSSHRNLIREAAELLCWRNVLVTSTNRDVAEATPLRSTTIFRVADGTSSEMTIPASTLPATERPTGLSSFEYWKAVWLGQARDEAPIRKVVDTAALALMNARKASATQWPRLQLEATKLWRNRLGMVAAP, encoded by the coding sequence TTGTCGCGCCTGCGTCTGCTCGTTGCCCTGGATGCCCTTCTGGTCGAGCAATCGGTGGGACGCGCGGCTGAGCGGATGGGGCTCACCGCACCTGCGATGAGTCGCCTGCTCAAGCAGATTCGTGAGATCTACGGCGATCCGATCCTGCGCAAGACAGGTCGTGGCATGGCTTCAACGCCTTTTGCCGAGCGCCTCCGACTGCGCCTCCGCGCACTCGCCGAAGAAGCATCCGACCTCCTGCAGCCCCAAGAACTCGCGGAGCCCTCCGCCGGACAGGCAAGTGCATCCAACCGCCTGCCGCTGTCCTCGGCGCCGGCATTGTCGCTGGCTCCAGTCATCGACATAGGCGGTCCCACCTCGAAAGAGTTCGCTGCGAAGCTCGCCGCCATCGGGCCGCGCGCCCTGCCGCAACAGCGGCTCGCGAGAGCGATCGCAACTATGGGCGCCGGGGCGGGCCGCAGCCGCCCCCTGACCATGCATGAAGCGCGCGAGGCCTTTGCACACATCCTGGCGGGACGAGCGGATCCGATACAGGTGGGCGCATTCCTCTCGATCATGCAGTTTCGCCATGCGACTGCTCCCGAACTGGCGGGCATGGCGACGGCACTGCGCGAACATATCGCTGCCGGGCCGCCGCCATCGGGCGATGTTCTGCTCGATTGGCCCGCCTATCTCTCGCCCAAGGCGCCTTTGCAACCGTGGTTCCTGATGGCCGTCAAACTCGTCAATGCCGCTGGCACGCGGGTGCTGGTGCACGGCGGCAGAGGCCTGCTCAATGAAGGCGAACGGCTGAAGACGGCAGCCGAGTTTCTCGGCATTCCTGTCGCCGCCGACGTCGAGGACGCAAGATCCCTGGTCAACCGAACCGGTCTGGCCTTCCTGCCGGTCCTGCGGCTCTCGGATCAGCTGACGGCCCTAATGGCGCTGTATCCCCTGTTCGAAATGCGGTCGCCGATCAACCAGTTGGTCCACCTGATCAATCCGCTCAACGCCTCGGGCCTCATGGTCGGTGCGGTTCAGTCCTCCCACCGGAATCTCATTCGGGAAGCGGCCGAGCTTCTCTGCTGGCGCAATGTGCTGGTGACCTCCACAAATCGCGATGTCGCAGAGGCGACCCCCCTTCGATCGACCACCATTTTTCGTGTTGCCGACGGCACATCTTCGGAAATGACGATACCTGCCTCGACGCTTCCCGCAACCGAACGCCCGACTGGGCTGTCGAGCTTCGAGTATTGGAAGGCTGTCTGGCTGGGACAGGCGCGCGACGAAGCGCCAATCAGGAAGGTCGTCGACACTGCCGCCCTGGCGCTCATGAACGCAAGGAAAGCGTCAGCCACCCAATGGCCGCGCCTGCAACTCGAGGCCACCAAGCTTTGGCGCAACCGGCTGGGTATGGTGGCGGCGCCGTGA
- a CDS encoding amino acid ABC transporter ATP-binding protein has protein sequence MSASETALVRARNVHKAFGPLEVLKGIDLDVAAGEVVVILGPSGSGKSTFLRCINHLEAIDQGFIEVDGEQIGYRLKNGRLNELSSREIALQRRKIGMVFQQFNLYPHMTALENVIEAPIGVHRQSKAEATRYARELLTRVGLAEKMDAYPRQLSGGQQQRVAIARALAIRPRLMLFDEPTSALDPELVGEVLATMRDLAKDGLTMIVVTHEIGFAKEAADRVVFMDGGVVVEQGPPAEVLTNPKHPRTRTFLSRFI, from the coding sequence ATGAGCGCGTCTGAAACCGCCCTCGTGCGCGCCCGCAATGTCCACAAGGCATTCGGGCCGCTGGAAGTGCTCAAGGGCATTGACCTTGACGTTGCCGCCGGCGAGGTGGTGGTGATCCTTGGGCCGTCGGGCTCCGGGAAATCCACGTTCCTTCGCTGCATCAACCATCTCGAGGCGATCGACCAGGGCTTCATCGAAGTTGATGGGGAGCAGATCGGTTACCGGCTCAAGAACGGCCGCCTCAACGAGCTTTCCAGCCGCGAGATTGCACTCCAGCGCCGCAAGATCGGCATGGTGTTCCAGCAGTTCAATCTCTACCCGCATATGACGGCACTGGAAAACGTCATCGAGGCGCCCATCGGCGTCCACCGGCAGAGCAAGGCAGAGGCGACGCGCTATGCCCGCGAGCTTCTCACCCGCGTCGGACTGGCAGAGAAAATGGACGCATATCCCCGCCAATTGTCAGGCGGGCAACAACAGCGAGTGGCGATCGCCCGCGCGCTGGCGATCCGTCCGCGGCTGATGCTGTTCGACGAACCGACCTCCGCGCTCGATCCGGAACTGGTGGGCGAGGTGCTGGCGACCATGCGCGACCTCGCCAAAGACGGGCTCACAATGATCGTGGTCACTCACGAAATCGGCTTCGCCAAGGAGGCTGCGGACCGCGTCGTGTTCATGGATGGAGGCGTGGTGGTGGAACAGGGTCCACCGGCCGAGGTCCTCACCAATCCAAAGCATCCCCGCACCAGAACTTTCCTCAGCCGCTTCATCTGA
- a CDS encoding carbon-nitrogen hydrolase family protein gives MRQHHVAVVQAGTSLFDLPRTLERMAAHCQAAKQEGVELAVFPEAYVGGYPKGLDFGARIGTRTPAGRDEYLRYWRSAIEVDGPECRTIGSFAADMKAHLVVGVIERDGATLFCTALFFGSDGALLGKHRKLMPTASERLVWGQGDGSTMPVLDTQVGKIGAAICWENYMPPLRQAMYAQGVEIWCAPTVDEREIWQSSMRHIAYEGRMFTLSACQYMTRADAPDDYAAFAGEAPGTELIKGGSVIVDPMGEIIAGPLRGQEGVLAATIDLDDVIRGRYDLDVAGHYARPDVFSLHVDVAPRAPVAFDPPKPMLSPSGIGEPASAPGEA, from the coding sequence ATGCGCCAACATCACGTCGCCGTCGTTCAAGCCGGCACCAGTCTGTTCGACCTTCCCCGGACCCTCGAGCGCATGGCCGCTCATTGCCAGGCAGCGAAGCAGGAAGGCGTCGAACTTGCCGTTTTTCCCGAAGCCTATGTGGGGGGTTATCCGAAGGGGCTGGACTTCGGCGCACGTATAGGCACGCGTACGCCGGCCGGCCGCGACGAATATCTGCGTTATTGGCGCTCCGCGATTGAGGTCGACGGACCTGAATGTCGTACGATCGGCAGCTTCGCCGCCGATATGAAGGCGCATCTGGTTGTCGGGGTCATCGAGCGCGACGGCGCGACGCTATTCTGCACCGCCCTCTTCTTCGGTTCCGACGGCGCCTTGCTCGGCAAGCACCGCAAGTTGATGCCGACTGCCAGCGAACGGCTGGTCTGGGGACAGGGCGACGGCTCCACGATGCCTGTCCTCGACACCCAGGTGGGCAAGATCGGCGCAGCGATCTGCTGGGAAAACTACATGCCCCCACTGCGGCAGGCGATGTACGCACAAGGGGTAGAAATCTGGTGTGCGCCGACTGTCGATGAACGCGAAATCTGGCAGTCGTCCATGCGCCACATCGCCTATGAGGGCCGGATGTTTACGCTCAGCGCATGCCAGTACATGACGCGTGCCGATGCGCCGGACGACTATGCTGCCTTCGCCGGAGAAGCGCCGGGGACCGAGCTCATCAAGGGCGGCAGCGTGATTGTCGATCCGATGGGCGAAATCATTGCGGGTCCGCTGCGCGGCCAAGAGGGTGTCCTGGCTGCGACGATCGACCTGGATGATGTGATCCGAGGCAGGTACGATCTCGATGTTGCTGGTCACTACGCCCGCCCCGATGTGTTTTCACTGCATGTCGACGTCGCGCCGCGAGCGCCCGTGGCCTTCGATCCACCCAAGCCTATGCTCTCTCCGAGCGGGATCGGTGAACCAGCATCAGCGCCAGGCGAGGCCTGA
- a CDS encoding ABC transporter substrate-binding protein, which yields MKKAICILASLMAALAANTASAEEIQKQAQNEELRARLPQEILDDGKMIAVNNGSFPPYEIITGTEMTGATKDISTAIGELLGITINHASVAGLPALLSGVNSGRYQFAMGPVGDYPDRQKANDFIDWAREYVVFAVEKGNPSGISSLDTACGKRIAVMAGGSAEKVIKEQSEKCVAAGNPAVEVQSFTDQPSSILAVRSKRSDAFFSSQAPLTYFVQQAKGQLELAGVGQANGFKDIYQGAVVKKDSPLGGVLHDAFKILIDNGTYGQIMKKWGLENNMIDAPGINQGQ from the coding sequence ATGAAGAAAGCGATCTGCATTCTGGCCTCACTGATGGCTGCGCTTGCTGCAAACACGGCCTCGGCCGAGGAAATCCAGAAACAGGCCCAGAACGAAGAACTCCGCGCGCGCCTGCCCCAGGAGATTCTCGACGATGGCAAGATGATTGCCGTCAACAATGGCTCGTTCCCGCCCTATGAAATCATCACCGGAACCGAGATGACGGGCGCGACCAAGGACATATCGACCGCGATCGGCGAATTGCTCGGAATCACCATCAACCACGCATCGGTTGCCGGCCTGCCGGCTCTGCTCAGCGGCGTCAATTCCGGGCGCTACCAGTTCGCAATGGGGCCCGTCGGCGACTATCCCGACCGCCAGAAGGCCAACGACTTCATCGATTGGGCGCGCGAGTACGTCGTCTTCGCCGTCGAGAAGGGAAATCCGTCGGGCATCTCCTCGCTGGACACGGCGTGCGGCAAGCGCATCGCTGTGATGGCAGGCGGCTCGGCAGAAAAGGTCATCAAGGAACAGTCCGAGAAATGCGTCGCCGCCGGAAACCCCGCCGTTGAGGTCCAGTCCTTCACCGACCAGCCAAGCTCCATCCTGGCCGTGCGGTCCAAGCGTTCCGATGCGTTTTTCTCGTCGCAGGCGCCGCTGACCTATTTCGTGCAGCAGGCCAAGGGCCAGCTCGAGCTGGCGGGCGTTGGCCAGGCCAACGGCTTCAAGGACATCTACCAGGGCGCCGTCGTGAAGAAGGACTCGCCGTTGGGCGGCGTGCTTCACGACGCCTTCAAGATCCTGATCGACAACGGGACCTACGGCCAGATCATGAAGAAATGGGGCCTCGAGAACAACATGATCGACGCGCCCGGCATCAACCAGGGGCAGTAA
- a CDS encoding M20 aminoacylase family protein translates to MPQASNQFAQLSDFDDRAAELVATRRHLHAHPELSFEEHETAAYVAERLEGWGYEVTRNVGGLGVVGRLRQGEGERSIAIRADMDALPIQEATGLPYASATSGKMHACGHDGHTTMLLGAAEYLARTRHFNGTVNLIFQPAEEAGKGSGAQAMIDDGLFERFPCDAIFGLHNHPGAAAGTFLMRSGPLMAAADTARITITGRGGHASRPHLTVDPIVVAANMVMTLQTVVSRNVNPTETAVVTVGTIHGGTASNVIPETAEIAVSIRSFSPEVRNTLEQRVRDIATSIAEAHGASVSIDYEHGYPVVINSEEETAFATAVVKELVGDDKVGICPMIPGSEDFAYFLEHRPGCFLRLGNGENSAILHSSKYDFNDDSLTTGAAMWARLAERFLSV, encoded by the coding sequence ATGCCTCAAGCCTCAAACCAGTTTGCCCAACTTTCGGATTTTGACGACCGGGCCGCCGAGCTCGTGGCGACGCGCAGACACCTGCATGCGCATCCGGAGCTGTCCTTCGAAGAGCACGAAACGGCCGCCTATGTCGCAGAGCGCCTCGAAGGTTGGGGCTATGAAGTGACGCGCAATGTCGGCGGCCTCGGCGTTGTCGGCCGACTGAGGCAGGGCGAGGGCGAACGCAGCATCGCCATTCGCGCCGACATGGACGCCCTGCCCATTCAGGAGGCGACTGGCCTTCCCTACGCCAGCGCGACTAGCGGCAAGATGCATGCCTGCGGCCATGACGGCCATACGACCATGCTTCTCGGCGCGGCCGAATATCTGGCCCGCACGCGGCATTTCAACGGCACCGTCAATCTGATCTTCCAGCCGGCCGAGGAGGCCGGAAAGGGCAGCGGCGCGCAGGCCATGATCGACGACGGGCTTTTTGAGCGCTTCCCCTGCGACGCAATCTTCGGCCTCCACAATCATCCCGGCGCGGCGGCGGGAACTTTCCTGATGCGATCGGGGCCCTTGATGGCGGCTGCAGACACCGCCAGGATTACGATCACCGGCCGCGGCGGCCATGCATCGCGTCCGCATTTGACCGTCGATCCGATTGTGGTCGCAGCCAACATGGTCATGACGCTGCAGACGGTCGTGTCCCGCAACGTGAACCCGACGGAAACCGCTGTAGTGACAGTCGGAACCATTCACGGCGGCACGGCATCGAATGTGATCCCTGAAACCGCCGAGATCGCAGTCAGCATCCGCTCCTTCTCGCCGGAAGTGCGCAACACGCTCGAGCAGAGGGTTCGTGACATCGCGACGTCGATCGCTGAGGCGCATGGCGCCAGCGTCTCCATCGACTATGAACACGGCTATCCGGTCGTCATCAATTCGGAAGAGGAGACAGCCTTCGCCACGGCCGTGGTCAAGGAACTGGTGGGCGACGACAAGGTGGGCATCTGCCCGATGATCCCCGGCAGCGAGGATTTCGCCTATTTTCTGGAACACCGGCCCGGCTGCTTCCTGCGCCTTGGCAACGGTGAGAACTCGGCGATCCTGCACAGCTCGAAGTACGACTTCAACGACGACAGCCTGACGACTGGCGCGGCGATGTGGGCCAGGTTGGCGGAACGATTCCTGTCGGTCTAG
- a CDS encoding TonB-dependent receptor domain-containing protein: MLVNTCALLVVQGPALAQTAEEKKEEEAKKSGATQLDRIVVTATGFEQNVKDAPASITVVTREELEKGTFRDLTDALREVQGVAVTGVANEKDIFIRGLPGQYTLILVDGKRQSTRDARTNGNSGFEQSFIPPIAAIERIEVVRGPMSSLYGSDAMGGVINIITRKVSSEWHGSITADGTVQNDRKFGDSGQVSFYGAGPLIDDRIGLQVWGRGLRRGEDSFLSGVTGSEERDITGRLTFTPNENHDVLLEAGTTRVEREASAGETLAADANGTYNQNNRDHWSISHTGRWGWTTSEFSLSQEWAERTNYTWTPAMGDFVANPRSPEIRNTVLDGKFITPFTALGDHMLTVGGQVFDAKLTDQNPGRRAGVDESFGALQWALFAEDEWRMTDTFALHGGLRYDKHEFYDAQVSPRLYGVWTPIEQLTIKGGMSTGFRAPDIRSISPDYAYTTGGGGCSYGPEGTCGVILANPDLKAESSTSYEIGAIWDNYSGITVGATYFYTDFKDKISNALVLDENGVPVRWSEDPNYRLWYNYNIDDATIQGVELTATWDATDTLTFRGNYTYTHSRQETGDFAGFPLARTPEHMASLRVEWTPLETLQTWAAVNYHGEEIASGARIGTNGTPVVINGKTGRKYDDYTTFDLGASYAFGEQDNVMLKGAVYNLFDKQQDATDFNTVGEGRRFWLSLTTNF; encoded by the coding sequence ATGCTGGTCAACACCTGCGCGCTGCTCGTCGTCCAAGGACCAGCGCTTGCGCAGACGGCCGAGGAGAAGAAGGAGGAGGAAGCGAAGAAGTCCGGCGCCACCCAGCTCGACCGCATTGTGGTCACGGCAACGGGCTTCGAGCAGAACGTCAAGGACGCCCCCGCATCCATCACCGTGGTCACGCGAGAGGAACTCGAGAAGGGCACCTTCCGCGACCTGACCGATGCCTTGCGCGAGGTACAGGGTGTGGCGGTCACCGGCGTGGCCAACGAGAAGGACATCTTCATCCGCGGTCTGCCGGGGCAGTACACGCTGATCCTCGTCGACGGCAAGCGGCAGAGCACGCGCGACGCACGAACCAACGGCAATTCGGGATTTGAACAGAGCTTCATTCCGCCGATCGCGGCCATCGAGCGCATCGAGGTCGTGCGCGGACCGATGTCGTCGCTCTACGGCTCGGACGCGATGGGCGGCGTCATCAACATCATCACCCGCAAGGTCAGCAGCGAGTGGCACGGTTCGATCACCGCAGACGGCACTGTCCAGAATGACAGGAAGTTCGGCGATTCCGGACAGGTGTCCTTCTACGGCGCCGGGCCGCTGATCGACGACAGGATCGGTCTCCAAGTCTGGGGACGTGGCCTGCGGCGCGGCGAGGACAGCTTCCTTTCCGGCGTCACGGGTTCCGAGGAGCGCGACATCACTGGCCGGCTCACCTTCACGCCGAACGAGAACCACGACGTCCTGCTTGAAGCGGGAACGACACGGGTGGAGCGCGAAGCCAGCGCCGGCGAGACGCTCGCGGCCGATGCGAACGGCACCTACAACCAGAACAACCGCGACCATTGGTCGATCAGCCACACCGGGCGGTGGGGCTGGACGACTTCGGAGTTCTCGCTGTCCCAGGAATGGGCGGAGCGGACCAACTACACCTGGACGCCCGCAATGGGCGACTTCGTGGCGAACCCGCGATCGCCCGAAATCCGCAACACGGTGCTCGACGGCAAGTTCATCACGCCATTCACGGCGCTTGGCGACCACATGCTGACGGTCGGCGGCCAGGTTTTCGACGCCAAGCTGACCGACCAGAACCCGGGCCGCCGTGCGGGTGTCGACGAATCGTTCGGTGCGCTTCAATGGGCGCTGTTCGCCGAAGACGAGTGGCGCATGACGGACACGTTCGCGCTGCATGGCGGCCTGCGCTACGACAAGCACGAATTCTACGACGCCCAGGTCAGCCCGCGTCTCTACGGCGTCTGGACGCCGATCGAACAGCTGACCATCAAGGGTGGAATGTCGACTGGTTTCAGAGCGCCCGACATCCGCAGCATCTCGCCCGACTACGCCTACACGACCGGGGGCGGGGGCTGCTCCTACGGTCCCGAAGGCACCTGCGGCGTCATCCTCGCCAATCCCGACCTCAAGGCCGAAAGCAGCACCAGCTACGAGATCGGCGCGATCTGGGACAACTATTCGGGCATCACCGTCGGCGCGACCTACTTCTATACGGACTTCAAGGACAAGATCTCCAACGCCCTCGTCCTCGACGAGAACGGCGTTCCGGTTCGCTGGTCGGAGGACCCCAACTATCGCCTCTGGTACAACTACAACATCGACGATGCGACCATTCAGGGCGTCGAACTCACCGCGACATGGGATGCGACGGATACGCTGACCTTCCGGGGCAACTATACCTACACGCATTCGCGTCAGGAAACCGGAGATTTCGCCGGGTTTCCCTTGGCGCGCACTCCTGAACACATGGCCAGCCTGCGCGTGGAGTGGACGCCGCTCGAAACCCTGCAGACATGGGCGGCGGTCAACTATCATGGCGAGGAGATCGCCTCGGGCGCCCGCATCGGCACCAACGGGACGCCCGTCGTCATCAACGGCAAGACGGGCCGCAAGTACGACGACTACACAACATTCGACCTGGGCGCCTCCTATGCGTTCGGGGAGCAGGACAACGTCATGCTGAAGGGCGCAGTCTACAACCTCTTCGACAAGCAACAGGACGCGACCGACTTCAACACGGTCGGCGAGGGCCGCCGCTTCTGGCTCAGCCTGACAACCAACTTCTGA
- a CDS encoding nitrate ABC transporter substrate-binding protein — protein sequence MRVPIKIATRDWDYLTPMILGDVTSDRIDLQVDRVGTLIPDLATSDVYDAAEVSFSRYTSAMAEGTEAVVGMPCFIMRGFRHRCVITTEASPLTRLSDLAGKRIGITGWRDSGNTWTRAALRREGVGVEDAYWFAGRLTASHPIVDRLDGFGRPGRIEAAPGERPMMELLAEGELDAVFTPFMPDGYFENGSGFRQLLSDFPAAEKAYFDDVGYVPGMHIVAVKAGIAEQHPWLPAELTRLVDESQRLWTTKRRKYAETTPWMFDELLRSARNLQPTWNDSGLDANFGMIEAFITELREQGILQSDLTPQSLFPFESER from the coding sequence ATGCGCGTTCCGATCAAAATCGCCACCCGCGATTGGGACTATCTCACGCCGATGATCCTTGGCGACGTCACGTCGGACCGGATTGATCTTCAGGTCGACCGAGTCGGAACGCTTATTCCCGATCTTGCGACGAGCGACGTCTACGATGCCGCCGAAGTTTCCTTCAGCCGCTACACCTCCGCGATGGCAGAGGGGACAGAAGCCGTGGTCGGCATGCCGTGCTTCATCATGCGCGGCTTTCGGCACAGATGTGTCATCACAACCGAAGCGAGCCCATTGACCAGGCTATCTGATCTTGCCGGCAAACGCATTGGCATTACCGGCTGGCGAGACTCGGGCAACACTTGGACGCGCGCTGCGCTGCGGCGCGAAGGCGTCGGTGTTGAAGACGCTTACTGGTTTGCGGGCCGTCTGACGGCCAGCCATCCGATTGTCGACCGGTTGGATGGCTTTGGTCGCCCCGGCCGTATCGAGGCTGCGCCTGGCGAACGTCCCATGATGGAATTGCTTGCCGAAGGCGAGCTCGACGCCGTTTTCACCCCGTTCATGCCGGACGGATATTTCGAGAATGGCTCGGGTTTTCGCCAGTTGCTGTCCGATTTCCCGGCGGCCGAGAAGGCCTATTTCGACGACGTCGGATATGTGCCCGGCATGCACATCGTCGCAGTCAAGGCCGGAATTGCCGAACAGCATCCCTGGTTGCCCGCAGAGCTGACGCGGCTGGTCGACGAGAGCCAGCGGCTGTGGACCACCAAGCGGCGCAAATATGCCGAAACAACGCCGTGGATGTTCGACGAGCTGTTGCGCTCGGCGCGCAACCTGCAGCCGACGTGGAACGACAGCGGACTGGATGCCAATTTCGGGATGATCGAGGCCTTCATCACGGAACTGCGCGAGCAGGGCATCTTGCAGTCCGACCTCACGCCTCAGTCGCTTTTTCCGTTTGAGTCTGAGCGATAG
- a CDS encoding siderophore ABC transporter substrate-binding protein, whose product MINRRKLLNAALGVAAMLVPLQAASAEEFRIEHTKGEIVLPERPKKVVVFDLATIDTLDALGVDIAGVPKARFPAYLSKYNGEDYAKVGSLFEPDLEALNALQPDLIIVGGRSSAKYDQVAALAPTIDLTVDQKDFVGSAKKNIDTLARLFGKESEAAEKLAALDATVAGTREAAAKAGKGLIVLTTGGKMSAYGPGSRFGVLYSDYGITPAREDLKTSNHGHAASFELILETNPDWLFVIDRDAAVGREGQSAAQYLDNELVAQTTAWKNGQVVYLDPARWYLIGAGLQAMQLNADQIAKALRKE is encoded by the coding sequence ATGATCAATCGCCGCAAATTGCTGAACGCCGCCTTGGGCGTGGCCGCCATGCTCGTCCCACTCCAGGCTGCTTCCGCGGAAGAGTTTCGGATAGAGCACACCAAGGGCGAGATCGTGCTGCCGGAACGCCCGAAGAAGGTGGTCGTCTTCGATCTTGCGACGATCGATACGCTGGATGCGCTCGGCGTCGACATCGCCGGCGTGCCCAAGGCCAGGTTCCCGGCCTATCTCTCGAAGTACAATGGCGAGGACTATGCCAAGGTCGGCTCGCTGTTCGAGCCGGATCTCGAGGCCCTCAACGCCTTGCAGCCCGACCTGATCATCGTCGGCGGACGCTCCAGCGCCAAGTATGACCAGGTTGCGGCCCTTGCGCCGACGATCGACCTGACCGTGGACCAGAAGGACTTCGTCGGCAGCGCGAAGAAGAACATCGACACACTTGCGCGTCTCTTCGGCAAGGAGAGCGAGGCGGCCGAAAAGCTTGCGGCACTCGATGCGACCGTCGCCGGGACGCGCGAAGCAGCCGCCAAGGCCGGCAAGGGGCTGATCGTCCTGACCACCGGCGGCAAGATGAGCGCCTATGGTCCGGGTTCGCGCTTTGGGGTGCTCTATTCGGACTACGGCATCACGCCGGCGCGCGAAGACCTGAAGACTTCCAACCACGGCCACGCGGCTTCGTTCGAGCTGATCCTGGAAACCAATCCGGACTGGCTGTTCGTCATCGATCGCGACGCAGCGGTAGGGCGCGAAGGCCAGTCGGCCGCGCAGTACCTGGACAACGAACTCGTCGCCCAGACCACGGCATGGAAGAACGGCCAGGTCGTGTATCTCGACCCGGCGAGATGGTACCTGATCGGTGCCGGACTGCAGGCCATGCAGCTGAACGCGGACCAGATCGCAAAAGCGCTCCGCAAAGAATAG